From a region of the Malania oleifera isolate guangnan ecotype guangnan chromosome 12, ASM2987363v1, whole genome shotgun sequence genome:
- the LOC131144994 gene encoding auxin-responsive protein IAA13-like, with product MAYRMNSLLGSPGKETAYMAYRMNNLANQVKTLTFKEDETCEDDILKQTSKKKVYNGSNKNNTIAMEKGHLGFVKVNMDGLSIGRKVDLNASSIYATLAQEREDMFANPTTGITSIRSSGESEQSREATKHLNGSFEFVLTYEDKEGDLMLDVSQHSEEAYNHEDIGS from the exons atggCTTATAGGATGAACAGCTTGCTTGGCTCACCAGGTAAGGAAACTGCCTATATGGCTTATAGGATGAACAACTTGGCTAACCAGGTAAAGACTCTAACCTTTAAAGAAGATGAGACATGCGAGGATGATATATTGAAGCAAACTTCAAAGAAAAAAGTGTACAATGGTAGCAATAAGAACAATACTATTGCTATGGAAAAAGGACATCTTGGGTTTGTTAAGGTTAACATGGATGGATTGTCAATAGGGAGGAAAGTGGATCTAAATGCTTCTTCTATATATGCGACTTTAGCCCAAGAACGGGAAGACATGTTCGCTAATCCAACCACAGGCATCACTTCCATTC GTTCGAGTGGAGAGAGTGAGCAATCAAGAGAGGCCACCAAGCATTTAAATGGATCATTCGAATTTGTGCTCACTTATGAAGATAAGGAGGGGGACTTGATGCTC GATGTTTCTCAACACAGTGAAGAGGCTTACAATCATGAAGACATCGGAAGCTAA